In Aedes albopictus strain Foshan chromosome 3, AalbF5, whole genome shotgun sequence, the following are encoded in one genomic region:
- the LOC134290875 gene encoding probable histone-lysine N-methyltransferase CG1716: MNDVLAKPDDMNDELSKTIRDLEAGDSSPQASSSGEKLFGSESFEKTAEEMMQHRKRKHSNRLVQEKIISPRTEEDKLYGQLEMKRYKETKEKLRRRKEEAKRLRARSMLDKSLSDSPFSGSFSGDALDRSAADSSLIDDDLVVSHKIVDDKCIVDELDILTKKKKISPYEEWQKVKQRLGKKRAAKLGESSSFGGSSSVASASSLGSSKIGKRKKSDRLDLNSDEARKIKEKFRGEIAGVIVQHLGAYRKDSCQTGRITNTEDFKHLARKVSESTDKRICWKLTNICLSPALSLLTLFW; the protein is encoded by the exons ATGACGTCCTCGCCAAACCGGATGACATGAACGACGAGCTGTCGAAAACGATCCGGGATCTGGAAGCCGGTGACTCGTCTCCCCAGGCCAGCAGCAGCGGCGAAAAACTGTTCGGTAGTGAATCGTTCGAAAAGACGGCGGAAGAGATGATGCAACACCGCAAGCGCAAGCACAGCAACAGGCTCGTCCAGGAGAAGATCATCAGT CCCCGAACGGAGGAGGATAAGCTGTACGGCCAGTTGGAGATGAAGCGCTACAAAGAAACCAAAGAGAAGCTCCGGCGGCGGAAAGAGGAAGCCAAACGGTTGCGAGCGCGAAGCATGCTGGACAAGTCGCTATCCGATAGTCCCTTCAGTGGGTCCTTTTCCGGGGACGCGCTGGACCGAAGCGCTGCGGATAGTTCCCTTATCGACGACGATCTGGTCGTGTCGCACAAAATCGTCGACGACAAGTGCATCGTGGATGAGTTGGACATTCTGACCAAGAAGAAAAAGATCTCCCCGTACGAAGAGTGGCAAAAGGTCAAGCAACGGCTGGGTAAGAAGCGGGCCGCAAAACTGGGCGAAAGTTCATCGTTTGGTGGATCGTCTTCGGTGGCATCGGCCTCGTCGCTGGGATCGTCCAAGATTGGCAAGCGGAAAAAGTCCGACCGACTGGATCTCAATAGCGACGAGGCTCGCAAGATTAAGGAGAAGTTCCGCGGCGAAATTGCCGGCGTAATTGTACAGCATTTGGGGGCATATCGGAAGGATTCATGTCAGACCGGACGAATCACCAATACGGAGGATTTCAAGCATTTGGCTCGAAAGGTGAGTGAATCCACTGACAAACGGATTTGTTGGAAGTTAACTAATATCTGTCTCTCCCCCGCCCTTAGCTTACTCACTTTGTTCTGGTAA